The following are from one region of the Prevotella communis genome:
- a CDS encoding helix-turn-helix domain-containing protein, whose translation MTKYNIIEKQEREAAYRSLVSPALMDDLKEKILNVIVMQKKYKDKNYSAKHLAIDLGTNTRYISAVVNVRFHMNYTSFVNKYRIEEAMSILVDKRYQHLRIEEVSDMVGFANRQSFYASFYKITGITPKEYKVQHLASAAAAMVKKKSK comes from the coding sequence ATGACGAAGTACAACATTATTGAAAAACAAGAAAGAGAGGCCGCTTATCGCAGTTTGGTAAGCCCTGCATTGATGGATGATCTTAAAGAAAAAATCCTCAATGTGATTGTGATGCAGAAGAAGTACAAGGACAAGAATTATTCTGCCAAGCACTTGGCAATTGACCTTGGAACAAACACGCGTTACATTTCGGCCGTGGTGAACGTACGTTTTCACATGAATTACACATCATTTGTTAACAAGTATCGTATTGAAGAGGCTATGTCCATCCTTGTCGACAAGCGCTACCAACACCTGCGCATTGAGGAGGTAAGTGATATGGTAGGCTTTGCAAACAGACAGTCGTTCTATGCATCGTTCTACAAGATCACTGGCATTACACCTAAAGAGTACAAGGTGCAGCATCTTGCCTCGGCTGCAGCCGCTATGGTGAAAAAGAAAAGCAAATGA
- the atpA gene encoding F0F1 ATP synthase subunit alpha, with translation MSDKIKPSEVSQVLLEQLNGLSNSAQFDEVGTVLQVSDGVARIYGLRNAEANELLEFENGTMAIVMNLEEDNVGCVLLGATSGIKEGMVVKRTKRIASIRVNDNMLGRVINPLGQAIDGKGEIDLKDSFEMPLDRKAPGVIYRQPVKEPLQTGLKAVDSMIPIGRGQRELIIGDRQTGKTAIAVDTIINQKSFYEAGKPVYCIYVAIGQKASTVAALVQTLKEHGAMPYTIVVAATAADPAAMQYYAPFAGAAIGEYFRDRGLPALVVYDDLSKQAVAYREVSLILRRPSGREAYPGDVFYLHSRLLERAAKMNEQQEVAEQMNDLPECMKGHVKGGGSLTALPIIETQAGDVSAYIPTNVISITDGQIFLESDLFNQGFRPAINVGISVSRVGGSAQIKSMKKVAGTLKIDQAQYRELEAFSKFSSDMDAVTAMTLDRGRKNNQLLIQPQYSPMPVGEQIAILYCGVHGLMRQVPIDKVRQCQDQFLDKLRSAHPEVIETLASGKIDNETTDTIEAVMADIAGTFHTTP, from the coding sequence ATGTCAGATAAAATTAAACCAAGCGAAGTCTCTCAGGTGCTGCTCGAACAGTTGAACGGCCTCTCAAACAGTGCCCAGTTCGACGAGGTGGGTACCGTGCTTCAGGTCTCTGACGGTGTGGCTCGTATCTACGGCCTGCGCAATGCCGAGGCCAACGAGCTGCTGGAATTCGAGAACGGCACGATGGCCATCGTGATGAACCTCGAGGAAGACAACGTGGGTTGTGTGCTGCTGGGCGCCACGTCGGGCATCAAGGAGGGTATGGTCGTGAAGCGTACCAAGCGCATTGCCTCTATCCGCGTGAACGACAATATGCTGGGCCGCGTCATCAACCCACTGGGTCAGGCCATCGACGGCAAGGGCGAAATCGACCTGAAAGACTCGTTCGAGATGCCCCTGGACCGTAAGGCACCAGGCGTTATCTATCGTCAGCCCGTGAAGGAGCCCCTGCAGACAGGTTTGAAGGCCGTTGACTCGATGATTCCTATCGGTCGTGGCCAGCGTGAGTTGATTATTGGTGACCGTCAGACGGGTAAGACCGCCATTGCCGTGGACACCATCATCAACCAGAAGAGTTTCTACGAGGCAGGCAAACCCGTATATTGTATCTATGTGGCTATCGGTCAGAAGGCCTCTACAGTGGCCGCCCTGGTGCAGACCCTGAAGGAGCACGGCGCCATGCCTTATACCATCGTCGTGGCCGCAACAGCCGCCGATCCCGCCGCTATGCAGTATTACGCTCCATTCGCAGGAGCTGCTATCGGTGAGTATTTCCGCGACCGCGGTCTGCCCGCATTGGTGGTCTATGACGACCTGTCAAAGCAGGCAGTAGCCTATCGTGAGGTGTCGCTGATTCTGCGCCGTCCCTCTGGTCGTGAGGCCTATCCTGGCGACGTGTTCTACCTGCACTCCCGCTTGCTGGAGCGTGCAGCCAAGATGAACGAGCAGCAGGAGGTGGCCGAGCAGATGAACGACCTGCCCGAGTGTATGAAGGGCCATGTGAAGGGTGGTGGTTCGCTCACCGCTCTGCCTATCATCGAGACCCAGGCTGGCGACGTGTCGGCATATATCCCCACCAACGTGATCTCTATCACCGATGGTCAGATATTCCTGGAGTCCGACCTCTTCAATCAGGGCTTCCGTCCTGCCATCAACGTAGGTATCTCCGTATCTCGTGTAGGTGGTTCGGCCCAGATCAAGTCTATGAAGAAAGTAGCAGGTACGCTGAAAATTGACCAGGCTCAGTATCGTGAGCTCGAAGCCTTCTCAAAGTTCTCCAGCGATATGGATGCCGTGACGGCGATGACCCTCGACCGCGGCCGCAAGAACAACCAGCTGCTCATTCAGCCCCAGTACAGTCCTATGCCCGTAGGCGAGCAGATTGCCATTCTCTACTGTGGTGTGCACGGCCTGATGCGCCAAGTGCCCATTGACAAGGTGCGCCAATGTCAGGACCAGTTCCTCGACAAGTTGCGCAGTGCCCATCCCGAGGTTATCGAGACACTGGCCAGCGGCAAGATTGACAACGAGACCACAGACACGATCGAGGCTGTGATGGCCGATATCGCAGGAACCTTTCACACTACCCCCTAA
- the atpE gene encoding ATP synthase F0 subunit C — protein sequence MIISILAAEGLAQLGCGIGAGIATIGAGLGIGKIGGSAMDAIARQPEATGKIQTNMILTSAFVEGCALFAIAACAFLIK from the coding sequence ATGATTATTTCTATTTTGGCCGCTGAAGGTCTGGCACAGCTGGGCTGCGGTATTGGTGCTGGTATTGCAACAATTGGTGCAGGTTTGGGTATTGGTAAGATCGGTGGTAGCGCTATGGACGCTATTGCACGTCAGCCCGAGGCAACAGGTAAGATTCAGACCAACATGATTCTGACCTCAGCATTCGTGGAGGGTTGTGCTCTGTTTGCTATTGCTGCTTGTGCATTCCTTATCAAATAA
- the atpC gene encoding ATP synthase F1 subunit epsilon, translating into MLRLKIVSPERIEFEGEVTSVKVPGMAGNFEILTDHAPIISSLETGVAEYTEASGQKTTLNILGGFVEVQKNEVSLCVEINK; encoded by the coding sequence ATGCTGAGACTGAAAATTGTATCGCCCGAGAGAATCGAATTCGAAGGAGAAGTGACGAGTGTCAAGGTACCGGGTATGGCTGGTAACTTTGAGATACTTACTGACCACGCACCCATTATCTCATCACTCGAAACAGGAGTGGCTGAATATACGGAGGCATCTGGCCAGAAGACCACGCTTAACATCCTTGGTGGATTCGTTGAGGTTCAGAAAAACGAAGTAAGTTTGTGTGTAGAGATTAACAAGTAA
- a CDS encoding DNA alkylation repair protein: MSTQEQIKEIKQSFRQMMDGSIAQSMRDKGVNYHLNWGATLPRLKEKADEIGKDYDLAIALWKENVRECKILATMIMPAEQMLPEVVDIWMEQTDSLEIAEQAAFNLYQHLPFAADKAFLWLASPDDIPQICGYHILSRLFMNKQEPNERGINEFIDQALVALQSPSVPVRKAAMQALIRFSELGLMYQRLAHSAISSIGLDFI; this comes from the coding sequence ATGAGTACACAGGAACAGATCAAGGAAATCAAGCAGTCATTCCGTCAGATGATGGATGGCTCTATCGCACAGTCCATGCGTGACAAAGGTGTCAACTACCATCTGAACTGGGGAGCCACCTTGCCGCGCCTGAAAGAGAAGGCTGACGAGATAGGCAAGGATTACGACCTGGCCATTGCCCTGTGGAAGGAGAATGTCAGGGAATGCAAGATCCTGGCCACCATGATCATGCCGGCAGAACAGATGTTGCCTGAAGTGGTGGACATCTGGATGGAGCAGACCGACAGTCTTGAAATTGCCGAACAGGCAGCCTTCAACCTGTATCAGCACCTGCCCTTTGCCGCCGACAAAGCCTTTCTGTGGCTGGCCTCGCCCGACGATATTCCGCAGATATGCGGCTACCACATCCTGTCGCGCCTGTTTATGAACAAGCAAGAGCCCAACGAGCGGGGCATCAATGAGTTCATTGACCAGGCACTCGTGGCCCTCCAATCCCCCTCTGTTCCTGTAAGGAAAGCAGCGATGCAAGCACTTATCCGATTCTCGGAACTAGGACTGATGTATCAGCGTTTGGCACATTCGGCAATAAGCAGTATCGGTTTAGATTTTATTTAG
- the atpF gene encoding F0F1 ATP synthase subunit B — MDFTKLPSILTPDLGLLFWMLIAFLVVFFVLAKYGFPAIINMVDERKRYIDESLQKAHEASERLENIKQEGEAILQEAREKQAQMLKEAAETRDAIVEKAQEKAREESARLLNDAKVEIEQQKQAAIADIREQVATLSVEIAEKVLKQNLKDDKSQMDLIDRMLDDVSSNK, encoded by the coding sequence ATGGATTTCACTAAATTGCCATCAATCCTGACGCCCGATCTCGGACTCTTGTTCTGGATGCTCATCGCGTTCCTGGTGGTCTTCTTTGTGCTCGCAAAGTACGGCTTTCCCGCTATCATCAATATGGTAGACGAGCGTAAGCGGTATATCGACGAGAGTCTGCAGAAGGCACACGAGGCATCAGAGCGCCTTGAGAATATCAAGCAAGAAGGTGAAGCCATTCTTCAGGAAGCACGCGAAAAGCAGGCCCAGATGCTGAAGGAGGCTGCTGAGACACGCGATGCCATTGTAGAGAAAGCCCAGGAAAAGGCCCGTGAGGAGAGTGCCCGTTTGCTCAATGACGCCAAGGTTGAGATTGAGCAGCAGAAGCAGGCCGCTATAGCCGATATCCGCGAGCAAGTAGCTACATTAAGTGTAGAAATCGCCGAGAAGGTTCTGAAGCAGAACCTGAAGGACGATAAGTCGCAGATGGATCTCATCGACCGTATGTTGGATGATGTATCTTCTAATAAATAA
- a CDS encoding dipeptidyl peptidase 3 — protein sequence MTLTPFNFSDERFADLQMLRYRLNGFEKLTLNQKRLVYFLVKATLYGRDITFDQFGKHNLRIRKTLEVIYSDLRIPRDNDDFRALQVYLKRVWFSNGIYHHYGCEKFKPGFSADYLKTCMNIVDAHRLPLREGQGVNDFFEEIAPVIFDEKVLTKRVNKVDGEDLVATSACNFYQDVTQEEAEKYYASLKQSDNPEPPSYGLNTTLVKENGVIKEEVWSANGKYANAIRHIVYWLTKAAEVAENEDQKETIELLIKYYQTGDLKVFDEYSIKWLQTTGTKIDFINGFIEVYGDPLGLKGSWEGLVEYIDEEATSRTRTISNNAQWFEDHSPVDPRFKKKVVKGVSANVICAAMLGGDEYPSTAIGINLPNADWIRANYGSKSITISNITEAYSKAAHGNGFREEFVKDPQTLELIDKYDDVCDNLHTDLHECLGHGSGQLLPGTDPDALKAYGNTIEEARADLFGLYYMADEKLVELGLLPNNEAYKAHYFTYMLNGLLTQLVRIQPGQQIEEAHMRNRALIARWCLAHAKHMRLTREKGFYELVIDDYEELRGLIAQLLAEIQRIKSEGDFDAARQLVEDYAVQIDQDMHQEVLERYKKLNLAPYKGFINPWLLPVLDENGEIADIQVNYSESYDHQMMRYSTEYGTLI from the coding sequence ATGACATTAACACCATTTAATTTTAGTGACGAGCGTTTCGCTGACTTGCAGATGTTACGATACCGGCTTAACGGTTTCGAGAAACTAACACTCAATCAGAAACGTCTCGTCTACTTCCTCGTGAAAGCAACTCTGTATGGCAGAGACATCACGTTTGACCAGTTCGGAAAACACAACTTACGTATTCGCAAGACACTGGAGGTGATATATAGCGACCTTCGCATTCCCAGGGACAATGATGATTTCCGTGCATTGCAGGTATATCTGAAACGTGTCTGGTTCTCGAATGGTATCTATCACCATTATGGTTGTGAGAAATTCAAACCAGGCTTCAGTGCCGATTACCTGAAGACGTGTATGAATATTGTTGATGCCCATCGTCTGCCGTTAAGGGAAGGCCAGGGTGTCAACGATTTCTTTGAGGAGATAGCCCCAGTCATATTCGACGAAAAAGTGTTAACAAAGCGCGTCAATAAAGTTGACGGTGAGGATCTGGTGGCTACTTCCGCGTGCAACTTCTACCAGGACGTCACCCAGGAAGAAGCCGAGAAATACTATGCTTCACTCAAGCAGTCCGACAACCCCGAACCTCCTTCCTATGGCCTTAACACGACCCTGGTGAAGGAAAATGGTGTTATAAAAGAAGAGGTGTGGTCTGCCAACGGGAAATACGCGAACGCCATCCGGCATATCGTCTACTGGCTGACGAAAGCTGCTGAAGTGGCAGAAAATGAAGACCAGAAGGAAACCATCGAACTACTGATAAAATACTATCAGACTGGCGATTTGAAAGTCTTTGACGAGTATTCCATCAAATGGCTGCAGACCACCGGTACTAAGATTGACTTCATTAATGGCTTCATCGAAGTCTATGGCGACCCCTTAGGACTGAAAGGTTCCTGGGAGGGGCTTGTGGAATATATCGACGAGGAGGCTACCTCGCGCACGCGTACTATTAGTAATAATGCGCAATGGTTCGAGGACCATTCGCCCGTAGATCCCCGTTTCAAGAAGAAGGTGGTGAAAGGCGTATCGGCCAATGTTATCTGTGCTGCGATGCTGGGTGGCGATGAATATCCATCTACAGCTATAGGTATTAACCTGCCCAACGCTGACTGGATCCGGGCTAACTATGGCTCAAAGAGTATCACTATCAGCAACATCACTGAAGCCTACAGCAAGGCAGCTCATGGGAATGGTTTCCGTGAGGAATTTGTCAAGGACCCTCAGACACTTGAGCTCATTGACAAATACGATGACGTGTGCGACAATCTGCATACCGACCTGCATGAGTGTCTGGGTCACGGAAGTGGTCAGCTATTACCTGGTACCGACCCTGATGCCTTGAAGGCTTACGGCAACACAATAGAGGAGGCGAGGGCCGACCTATTTGGTCTCTACTACATGGCAGATGAGAAGTTAGTCGAGTTAGGTTTACTACCTAATAATGAGGCATATAAAGCACATTACTTCACGTATATGTTAAATGGTCTGCTTACCCAGTTGGTACGCATCCAGCCAGGCCAGCAGATAGAGGAGGCCCACATGCGTAACCGTGCCCTGATAGCCAGATGGTGCCTGGCTCATGCCAAACATATGAGACTCACTCGCGAGAAGGGTTTCTATGAGTTGGTCATTGACGACTACGAGGAGTTGAGAGGACTCATCGCCCAGTTGCTTGCCGAGATACAGCGCATCAAGAGCGAGGGCGACTTTGACGCTGCCCGCCAGCTGGTTGAGGACTATGCCGTACAGATTGACCAGGACATGCACCAGGAAGTGCTGGAGCGTTACAAGAAACTGAACCTTGCTCCTTACAAGGGATTCATTAACCCCTGGCTCTTGCCGGTGCTTGACGAAAATGGTGAAATAGCAGACATTCAGGTAAACTATTCAGAATCCTACGACCATCAGATGATGCGTTATAGCACAGAGTATGGTACATTAATATGA
- the prmA gene encoding 50S ribosomal protein L11 methyltransferase, translated as MKYYEVNFTIEAPAELMQDARDILSALAGEAGFETFEDTDEGVKGYVQQGLFEEEVLRALIADFPLPSCTVAYTVSEAEDKDWNEQWEQQGFEPIVVNDTLVIHDGRHLPQISNLKPQTSNLKPQISIEIDAHLAFGTGTHETTRMMVGQLMSLDLTDKRVLDCGTGTGILGIAALKLGAREAVGYDIDEWSADNARHNAVINMVDGQFTSLLGDASILKEVSGQFDVVLANINRNILLNDMEAFVGKMAPHSTLLLSGFYEQDIPMLEEKAASLGLKKQTQQHDGDWACLMFMR; from the coding sequence ATGAAGTACTACGAAGTGAATTTCACCATTGAGGCGCCTGCCGAACTGATGCAGGACGCACGCGATATCCTCTCGGCTCTGGCTGGTGAGGCAGGTTTCGAGACGTTTGAGGATACGGACGAAGGCGTCAAGGGCTACGTGCAGCAGGGACTGTTTGAGGAAGAGGTGCTGAGGGCCCTGATAGCCGACTTCCCCCTACCCTCGTGCACCGTCGCGTATACGGTGAGCGAGGCCGAGGACAAGGACTGGAACGAACAATGGGAGCAGCAGGGCTTTGAGCCGATAGTGGTCAACGACACCCTCGTGATTCACGACGGACGCCATCTGCCTCAAATCTCAAACCTTAAACCTCAAACCTCAAACCTCAAACCTCAAATCTCCATCGAGATTGACGCCCACCTGGCTTTCGGCACAGGCACCCACGAGACCACCCGTATGATGGTAGGTCAGCTGATGAGTCTGGACCTAACGGACAAGCGCGTGCTGGATTGCGGCACGGGTACGGGCATCCTGGGTATCGCAGCCCTGAAACTGGGTGCACGCGAGGCTGTGGGCTACGACATCGATGAATGGAGTGCCGACAATGCGCGTCATAATGCGGTGATCAACATGGTGGACGGTCAGTTTACGTCGCTGCTTGGCGATGCCTCTATATTAAAAGAGGTAAGTGGACAGTTTGACGTCGTCCTGGCCAATATCAACCGTAATATCCTGCTGAACGATATGGAAGCCTTCGTAGGGAAGATGGCACCCCACTCTACCCTTCTGCTCAGCGGATTCTATGAGCAGGATATCCCCATGCTGGAAGAGAAAGCGGCCTCACTGGGACTGAAAAAACAAACCCAGCAGCACGATGGCGACTGGGCTTGCTTGATGTTTATGCGCTGA
- a CDS encoding F0F1 ATP synthase subunit delta, whose product MDIGVISVRYARALLKSATDAKQESVVYQEMMLLAKSFIDVPALRHTIDNPMLAKEKKQMLLETAVGGSESSALSKAFIALVLKEGRENMIQFMANSYVTLYRQQKNIILGKLTTATRVSAATEQKMRQMVEAKTHGTVEFETQVNPDIIGGFVLEYDTFRMDASVKSRLNAILQTLKK is encoded by the coding sequence ATGGATATAGGAGTAATATCGGTTAGATATGCGCGTGCGCTCTTGAAGAGTGCCACCGATGCGAAGCAGGAAAGCGTGGTCTATCAGGAGATGATGCTCTTGGCAAAGAGTTTCATTGACGTGCCCGCCCTTCGCCACACGATAGACAACCCGATGCTCGCCAAGGAGAAGAAGCAGATGTTGCTCGAGACCGCCGTTGGTGGCAGTGAGTCGTCGGCTCTCTCTAAAGCTTTCATAGCCCTGGTGCTCAAGGAAGGTCGCGAGAACATGATTCAGTTCATGGCCAATTCTTACGTCACGCTCTATCGTCAGCAGAAGAATATCATCCTTGGAAAACTGACCACCGCTACCCGTGTGTCAGCTGCCACCGAGCAGAAGATGCGCCAGATGGTGGAAGCTAAGACTCATGGCACAGTGGAGTTTGAGACGCAGGTTAATCCTGACATTATCGGAGGTTTCGTGCTTGAATACGACACCTTCCGCATGGATGCCAGTGTGAAGTCGCGCCTTAACGCCATTCTACAAACACTAAAGAAATAA
- the atpB gene encoding F0F1 ATP synthase subunit A, which produces MKHFKSIILLLVAFLLVPVQHIHAEEAESKELDIPEIVLEHLADAYEWHIASYEGKHLSVPLPIIVRSENTGEWHFCTAHTLPEPFFFSEEHHGKIYERVGGEEVRPIDLSITKTVAQIWIVVIVLITIFLSCARWYKRHDAHSEAPKGFVGAIEMVVMMIHDDLIKSSIGEKHYKPYAPYLLTVFFFILTTNLIGLIPIFPAGANVTGNINITFFLAFCTMLAINIFANKEYWKEIFWPEVPLFLKAYPAPIMPVIELFGVITKPFALMIRLFANMMAGHAVILSFTCVIFLGWSMGVGYGIGLNTFSIIMLLFMNCLELLVAFVQAYVFTMLSAVFIGLAHKEHHAE; this is translated from the coding sequence ATGAAACATTTCAAGTCTATAATACTCCTGTTGGTGGCATTCCTGCTTGTCCCTGTCCAGCACATCCATGCTGAAGAGGCAGAAAGCAAGGAACTGGACATCCCTGAGATTGTGCTGGAGCATCTGGCCGATGCCTATGAGTGGCATATCGCCTCGTACGAAGGCAAGCATCTCAGTGTGCCCCTGCCCATCATCGTCAGGAGCGAGAATACAGGCGAGTGGCATTTCTGCACAGCCCACACCCTGCCAGAGCCCTTTTTCTTCAGTGAAGAGCATCATGGCAAGATCTATGAGCGTGTAGGAGGCGAAGAGGTGCGCCCCATAGACCTGAGCATCACCAAGACCGTTGCCCAGATATGGATTGTAGTCATCGTGCTCATCACCATCTTCCTGTCGTGTGCCCGCTGGTATAAGCGCCACGATGCCCATAGCGAAGCGCCCAAGGGATTTGTGGGAGCCATAGAGATGGTGGTGATGATGATCCATGACGATCTGATTAAGTCGTCCATCGGCGAGAAGCACTACAAGCCCTATGCGCCCTATCTGCTCACCGTGTTCTTCTTTATCCTGACCACCAACCTGATTGGCCTGATTCCCATCTTCCCTGCAGGTGCCAACGTGACTGGCAATATCAACATCACGTTCTTCCTGGCATTCTGCACGATGCTGGCTATCAATATCTTTGCCAACAAAGAGTACTGGAAGGAAATCTTCTGGCCAGAGGTGCCTCTGTTCCTGAAGGCCTATCCCGCGCCCATCATGCCCGTCATCGAGCTCTTTGGTGTCATCACCAAGCCCTTTGCCCTGATGATTCGTCTTTTTGCCAACATGATGGCCGGTCACGCCGTGATCCTCTCTTTCACCTGCGTGATATTCCTGGGTTGGTCCATGGGCGTAGGCTATGGTATCGGTCTGAACACGTTCAGTATCATCATGCTGCTCTTCATGAACTGCCTGGAGTTGCTGGTAGCCTTTGTTCAGGCTTATGTCTTCACGATGCTCAGTGCCGTGTTTATCGGACTGGCCCATAAGGAGCATCACGCTGAGTAA
- a CDS encoding F0F1 ATP synthase subunit gamma produces the protein MPSLKEIKGRISSVNSTRKITSAMKMVASSKLHHAQVAIQNMLPYETMLEHILKSFLAAEAGAQTIYDQERPVKRVALVVFSSNSSLCGAFNGNIIKVMMKAVNALSEELGKENVEVYPIGRKVTEKARKLGYNVKCDLADLVDHPNVKQCIDLAMELGDRFAKGEIDKVELIYHHFKSAGSQILTHKTFLPIDLESELNADHERDLTSNVVTKQAQEYLKKKGRKKQVKENEVAPLNDNFIVEPDMHTVLSQLIPKMGHLMLYTALLDNVASEHAARMVAMQTATDNADELLRQLNLQYNKSRQQAITSELLDIVGGSVNN, from the coding sequence ATGCCAAGTTTAAAAGAAATCAAAGGACGTATATCCTCAGTCAACTCGACACGCAAGATTACCAGTGCGATGAAGATGGTAGCTTCATCTAAGCTGCATCATGCACAGGTGGCTATCCAGAACATGCTGCCCTACGAGACGATGCTGGAGCATATCCTGAAGTCGTTCCTGGCAGCCGAGGCAGGCGCTCAGACCATCTATGACCAAGAGCGTCCTGTAAAGCGTGTGGCACTTGTGGTCTTCAGCAGCAACTCGTCGCTTTGCGGTGCTTTCAACGGCAATATCATCAAGGTGATGATGAAGGCTGTGAACGCACTCTCAGAAGAACTGGGCAAGGAGAATGTGGAGGTTTATCCTATAGGCCGAAAGGTGACCGAGAAGGCTCGCAAACTGGGTTACAACGTGAAGTGCGACCTGGCCGACCTGGTGGACCATCCCAACGTGAAGCAGTGTATCGACCTGGCCATGGAGCTGGGCGATCGCTTTGCCAAGGGCGAGATCGACAAGGTAGAGCTGATCTATCACCACTTCAAGAGTGCCGGTTCGCAGATTCTGACGCATAAGACGTTCCTGCCCATCGACCTGGAGTCTGAACTGAATGCCGACCACGAGCGCGACCTGACGTCGAACGTGGTGACCAAGCAGGCACAGGAGTACCTGAAGAAGAAGGGTCGCAAGAAGCAGGTGAAGGAGAACGAGGTGGCACCGCTGAATGATAACTTCATCGTGGAGCCCGATATGCACACCGTGCTGTCGCAGCTCATCCCCAAGATGGGTCATCTGATGCTCTATACCGCCTTGCTCGACAACGTTGCCTCTGAGCATGCCGCCCGTATGGTGGCCATGCAGACGGCTACGGATAATGCCGACGAACTGCTACGCCAGTTGAACCTGCAGTACAACAAGAGTCGTCAGCAGGCTATCACCAGCGAGTTGCTCGATATCGTAGGAGGTTCCGTGAACAACTAA
- the atpD gene encoding F0F1 ATP synthase subunit beta: MSQITGRISQIIGPVIDVYFDTKGLDAEKVLPKIHEALRIDRGNGQKLIVEVQQHIGEDTVRCVAMDNTDGLQRGLEAVPMGSPILMPSGEQIKGRMLNVIGSPIDGMKDLDMTGAYPIHREAPTFEELSTKKEILSTGIKVIDLLEPYMKGGKIGLFGGAGVGKTVLIMELINNIAKGHNGFSVFAGVGERTREGNDLIREMIESGVIRYGEKFKEAMAEGKWDLSLVDPEEMKKSQATLVYGQMNEPPGARASVALSGLTVAEGFRDAGGKDGGAADILFFIDNIFRFTQAGSEVSALLGRMPSAVGYQPTLASEMGAMQERITSTKKGSITSVQAVYVPADDLTDPAPATTFTHLDATTVLDRKIAELGIYPAVDPLGSTSRILDPLIVGKAHYECAQRVKEILQRYKELQDIIAILGMDELSDEDKLTVNRARRVQRFLSQPFSVAEQFTGLPGVMVPIEDTIKGFNAILDGEVDDLPEQAFLNVGTIDDAKAKAQKLLEAAKG, from the coding sequence ATGTCACAAATTACAGGACGCATTTCCCAGATTATTGGTCCCGTTATTGACGTGTATTTTGACACGAAGGGACTGGATGCCGAGAAAGTGCTGCCAAAAATTCATGAAGCTCTTCGTATTGACCGTGGCAATGGACAGAAACTTATCGTAGAGGTGCAGCAGCACATCGGTGAGGATACTGTCCGTTGTGTAGCTATGGACAATACTGACGGTTTGCAGCGTGGATTGGAGGCCGTTCCAATGGGCTCACCAATCCTGATGCCCTCAGGTGAACAAATCAAGGGCCGTATGCTTAATGTGATAGGCAGTCCTATCGACGGCATGAAAGACCTTGATATGACAGGAGCTTATCCTATTCACCGCGAAGCACCAACCTTCGAGGAGTTGTCAACCAAGAAAGAGATTCTTTCTACAGGTATCAAGGTCATCGACCTGCTGGAGCCTTACATGAAGGGTGGTAAGATTGGACTTTTCGGTGGTGCCGGTGTAGGTAAGACCGTGCTTATCATGGAGCTTATCAACAATATCGCCAAGGGTCACAACGGATTCTCTGTATTCGCCGGAGTTGGAGAGCGTACTCGTGAAGGTAACGACCTGATCCGCGAGATGATTGAGTCAGGCGTTATCCGCTATGGCGAGAAGTTCAAGGAAGCTATGGCAGAAGGTAAGTGGGACCTCTCGCTGGTTGATCCGGAGGAGATGAAGAAGAGTCAGGCTACCCTTGTCTATGGTCAGATGAACGAGCCCCCTGGTGCACGTGCCTCTGTAGCCCTCTCAGGTCTTACCGTTGCCGAAGGATTCCGTGATGCAGGCGGCAAGGACGGTGGTGCAGCCGATATCCTGTTCTTTATCGACAATATCTTCCGTTTCACCCAGGCCGGTTCTGAGGTATCAGCCCTGCTGGGACGTATGCCGTCAGCCGTAGGTTATCAGCCCACGCTGGCATCAGAGATGGGTGCCATGCAGGAACGCATCACTTCTACGAAGAAGGGCTCTATCACCTCTGTACAGGCCGTTTATGTGCCTGCCGACGACTTGACCGACCCTGCTCCTGCTACCACCTTTACCCACCTGGATGCTACCACCGTGCTCGACCGTAAGATTGCCGAGCTGGGTATCTATCCTGCTGTGGATCCCCTAGGCAGTACCTCCCGTATCCTTGACCCGCTGATTGTCGGCAAGGCTCACTACGAGTGTGCCCAGCGCGTGAAGGAGATTCTGCAGCGCTACAAGGAGTTGCAGGATATCATCGCCATCCTGGGTATGGACGAGCTCTCTGACGAGGATAAGCTGACCGTGAACCGTGCACGTCGTGTACAGCGTTTCCTCAGTCAGCCATTCTCTGTGGCCGAGCAGTTCACCGGTCTGCCAGGCGTGATGGTGCCCATCGAGGATACCATCAAGGGCTTCAACGCCATCCTCGACGGTGAGGTTGACGACCTGCCCGAGCAGGCATTCCTCAACGTGGGTACTATCGACGATGCAAAGGCTAAGGCCCAGAAACTGCTTGAGGCAGCGAAGGGCTAA